The Intestinibaculum porci DNA window TTTTTAGAGAAATCTTTAGGAATGACAATCATCATATAATAGTCTTTCCCATTTAAGCCATTTCTTGCATTGGCTTTATTGGTAACTTCGAATCTCAGGGAATCATTTTTCTCTAAATTCTTGGCAAGATCTTTACCAACATGCAATGTTGTCCCATTGAATTTAACGGCCTGATCTTCATTCACAACTGCCACTGGCAGGTTATCAAGTTTTCCATAAGGATCCCACATCGATCCCAAGAAAAAGGTCGTATAAATAGATGGTATTAAAATGATCGCTACAAGAACAACAATCATCAGTTTATTCTTGAACAGATTTTTCCATTCGTTTTTAACCATAATCCTCACTCCTTTTATTAAGCAACACTGTGTTGCTTATTCGATGATTTGTATTATAATAAAAGCAGATATGAAAGCAAGCAACGATTATTGATGCTATATCTATTAATAGACACTTAGTCTATTTATGTCGATTAACAAGGTGAATAAAATTGAAAAATATGAAAAAAACTGACCGTAGGGTCAGAAAAACAAGAACATTATTAAAAAATGGGTTAATTAAACTTATGAAAGAAAAGAGTATTAAAGAAATTACCGTTCAGGAACTTGTCGATGAAGTGGATATCAATCGTTCCACCTTCTATTTACATTACAAGGACATTTATGATCTTGTTGAACAGTTAGAACAGGAAGTGTTTGATTCTTTTAAAATGCTGATCAATGACTTCGGTGAAAAAAAAGAGGATGAAAAGTTTCTCATCGCTCTTTATCAAAACATTGAAAATTATGGAGATTTAGCTCAGGCACTCATCAGTTCTCATGGGGATATGTCCTTTGTCCATCGTCTGATTATGACGATCCGTGGCGAAATAGCCCCTTATGTAGAGGATATTATTACCCAAAAATCCGATATCCAAAATGAATATATTTATGAATACTGTCTTTTTGGTACTTTGGGTCTCATTAAGAAATGGATGGACCGCGGCTTTCAGGAAACAGCTGAGGTGATGGCTAAAGTCACAAATCAGTTACTCATTGAAAATATTAATCAAGGAAACGTTTCACATGGCTAAAAGCCCATCTTGTGAATGGCGCTGCTCCAAACATATTCCAGAAAAACGCCATTGGAAAATTCTTTATTAGTGTCCCGACAAATACTGCAGGCAGCTGTGATACTGGCACAACACCAGGGATCAAAAAAAATGCCAATGTAGCAAACATACTCATAGAAGGACACATAACCGCAATTGTCCCAGCTTGTCTCATTAAGACTTTAAAGTAAGCAGGATCATCCTCTTTAGTATGGGTAAGCATAAAATGTTCACCAAATTTATTACCATATAATGATGATAAAATAATGACAACAATACCAATCCACAAGATCTCACTCATCGCCGCTGCAAAGACTTTATTCGTCATATTACTAAAGCCACCGGCTTTGAGATCAAATCCAAGATTGATAGCACTGTTATAAATTTCCATGCCAAATGCCATCGCGTAAGACATAATCACACCAAATATAAAGCCCTGTTTCTTATTTTCAGGCATACAAAAAACCTCCTTCTGTACTTGGGTTACAGAGGAGGTCTTTTCCAGTTTCACCTACATACGAAGTTATTTTAACACTTGGATCAATTCTTCGTAAGTTTATTTTTCAATTACAGAGATTCTTTTTTGAATGATGATGCCCTATTTTACATTGATCACCACATATTCCGATGGTGATCCTGTTTTTATTGGGAAGCCCCAGCCAGCAAGTCCACTTGTTGTGATGGCATGGAAAGAACCAATTGTTTTATTACCATAGCGCATTGATCCTGGCATGAAATCATTTAAATAACCCGTTGGCCAAATCTGACCACCATGGGTATGTCCACTTAACTGTAAGTCTACACCCTTTTTCGCATTCTTTTGTATTTCTAAGGGCTGATGATCTAACATGATAATATATTGATCTTTATTTACATCTTTAAGTAAATCATCTGTTAATTTACGATCATAGGAAGCATCACGTCTGCCTATGAGTGTAATCTTACCAATATTTTTAACATCATCATCTAGTACAGTAATATGGTTATTTTCCATCGCTGTTCTAATATCACTGGCATTAGAATGAGATCTATTAGATGTATGCCAGTTACCATACTTAGAATCATCATGATTGCCATAAACATAATAGATGCCTAGTTTATTATGTAATTGACTTAATGCTTTAGTAGCTGCTAGCATGTCTTTCTTCGGTGTATTTTCATCAAAGATATCGCCATCCAAAACCACTAAATCAGGATTGACCTTATTCATCTTTTGAACTAACCCATTAATTTGTCTAGGATTAAACACCTGATCGGTATGTAAATCAGAGATCAGTAGAATCTTTAAGTTATTAATTTTATTACTCTTAATTGTATAATCCGTCTCCACAACATGATGCATGTTGTAATAGCCATACCCCATAATCAGACAAACTGCAACCACCGATAACAGTCCACTTTGCAATAACCCCTTTAACATGCCAGCTGGTACAAAATGAGATATTAATCCAAAGACCGCGCAAGCAGCTAGAAAATAATAATAGAGCACTGCATAGAGTCCTAAGAAATTAACAGCAGGTAAAGCTAATAATACAGCTATTATTGTAATAACAACTTTAATTGTTATTGTCATATTAATAAAAGAGCCTAAAAATCGTATGATAAAGAATCTTAAATAGATCGATGTCAATAAAGCTGAGACACCACCTATCAAAAACAACATGTACATATACTCACCTCATTTTCCATTTTATTGATCTTGTAATATAAGTAAAATGCCTAAAAATAAGAAGAGCTATGCAGATCATGCATAGCTACAAATCTTCAAATCGACAGAGATCTCAGTTCAATGATAGTGACAATTAATTTGGAAGCGATCAAGCCTAAAAAAGGCTTAGGAGGAACGAATGCAAAAGCATCGTAATCTCTGTCGTTGTTCGGTCAAACAAGTTTAATACTTGTGCCTTATAGTTATTTTAACACTATCCCACATATTGTAAAGCGTTTTCATACAATATCTTATATAATAATTTTATTACAAATTACATTATAAGACACATCATTTCGTGCATTCTTAATTAATTTATATGCATCAAAGACGAAATAAAGGGTTTTTGTTATCATATGCATTCTACATGCATATGATAACAAATAGTTTCTACTCACTAAACATCATTTAATTCCAATGTTGCACCAATATATGCCATCATTAATAATAAACAGTCCAAAACGATAGCACAGAGAACAAAGGGAGATCTTATTTTGAGGATTTTATATAAAATTTTAAAGCAATTTAGAATTAAGCACCTATAAAACTTAGAAAAGTACGAGGTGCGCACTTTTCTAAAGCATTTGAGAACAGTTCAAAATCACATACCTCTAAAGCTCAAATCTAATGCTAATGGTTCCCTTCCTAATTTGGGAGCAGTTCAGAATAACACACCACTAAAACACAAAAAAAGTGAGTCAACCCACATTTTCAGTTTGAGAGCAGTTCAGAATAACACACCACTAAAACAATTCAACTCTGTTTTTACTGCCCATAGTAGTTTGAGAGCAGTTCAGAATAACACACCACTAAAACGATTCGGTTTGATGGATGTTTTCCACGCAAGTTTGAGAGCAGTTCAGAATTACACACCACTAAAACAACCCCATAGCGCTGAATGTTATAGTCGATGTTTGAGAGCAGTTCAGAATTACACACCACTAAAACTGACTCGTAGAAAAAAGTTACCAATTAATTGTTTGAGAGCAGTTCAGAATTACACACCACTAAAACTTGTTATGACATGGTTCAGCAGTTGCACCAGTTTGAGAGCAGTTCAGAATTACACACCACTAAAACCTTTACCGATGCCGTTATAAGGCCTTGCGCGTTTGAGAGCAGTTCAGAATTACACACCACTAAAACTGTCATCGTCTGCGATTGTATAGCCGTCTTGTTTGAGAGCAGTTCAGAATTACACACCACTAAAACGCAACAAGAGAGATCGATACAACAGACTGCGTTTGAGAGCAGTTCAGAATTACACACCACTAAAACTCAGCGCTTGCCATAATTTTTAATGTTGTTGTTTGAGAGCAGTTCAGAATTACACACCACTAAAACGTTGAGGGCACTCTAAGCGCGGACCGAGTAGTTTGAGAGCAGTTCAGAATTACACACCACTAAAACCATTAGCCCACATCTTCTTAAGAACTACGTGTTTGAGAGCAGTTCAGAATTACACACCACTAAAACGATCTGCATCAATGTCAAAAGCACCGTGACGTTTGAGAGCAGTTCAGAATTACACACCACTAAAACGAA harbors:
- a CDS encoding metallophosphoesterase, producing the protein MTITIKVVITIIAVLLALPAVNFLGLYAVLYYYFLAACAVFGLISHFVPAGMLKGLLQSGLLSVVAVCLIMGYGYYNMHHVVETDYTIKSNKINNLKILLISDLHTDQVFNPRQINGLVQKMNKVNPDLVVLDGDIFDENTPKKDMLAATKALSQLHNKLGIYYVYGNHDDSKYGNWHTSNRSHSNASDIRTAMENNHITVLDDDVKNIGKITLIGRRDASYDRKLTDDLLKDVNKDQYIIMLDHQPLEIQKNAKKGVDLQLSGHTHGGQIWPTGYLNDFMPGSMRYGNKTIGSFHAITTSGLAGWGFPIKTGSPSEYVVINVK
- a CDS encoding TetR/AcrR family transcriptional regulator, translating into MKKTDRRVRKTRTLLKNGLIKLMKEKSIKEITVQELVDEVDINRSTFYLHYKDIYDLVEQLEQEVFDSFKMLINDFGEKKEDEKFLIALYQNIENYGDLAQALISSHGDMSFVHRLIMTIRGEIAPYVEDIITQKSDIQNEYIYEYCLFGTLGLIKKWMDRGFQETAEVMAKVTNQLLIENINQGNVSHG